One segment of Allorhodopirellula heiligendammensis DNA contains the following:
- a CDS encoding zinc-ribbon domain-containing protein: MTRKTDKYAQFADHPRYGRRPNVSGLNPSPMDRDVHLHWNATTQKEIVAQYKAVVGKEWPYGDFSAYCDRTQRIPNTAIAADLSQQTPATVPVTHYFDLERQCRDCKRPFIFFAEEQKYWYEQLGFGLESDCVRCVDCRKQQQGIARHREIYESLFHLANRTDQQSLEMADACLWLIEHDAFTTRQTERVRMLLNSIPEDAYTRKRSRYSDLFNRVLADEADRGEP; the protein is encoded by the coding sequence ATGACACGTAAGACCGACAAGTACGCGCAATTCGCTGACCATCCTCGGTACGGTCGCCGCCCCAACGTCAGCGGTCTGAATCCAAGTCCGATGGATCGCGACGTGCATCTTCATTGGAACGCGACCACCCAAAAAGAAATCGTTGCGCAATACAAAGCCGTCGTTGGAAAAGAATGGCCCTACGGCGATTTCAGCGCTTACTGCGACCGTACACAACGAATTCCCAACACAGCGATCGCCGCTGATCTTTCACAGCAGACGCCCGCGACCGTTCCGGTTACGCATTACTTCGACCTTGAACGGCAATGCCGGGATTGCAAACGTCCCTTCATTTTTTTCGCAGAAGAACAGAAATACTGGTACGAACAACTTGGATTTGGGCTCGAATCCGACTGCGTTCGTTGCGTTGACTGCCGAAAACAACAACAGGGAATCGCTCGCCACCGCGAAATTTACGAATCGCTATTTCACCTTGCCAACAGGACCGACCAACAATCGCTTGAAATGGCAGACGCCTGCCTATGGCTCATTGAACATGACGCTTTCACGACACGTCAAACTGAACGTGTCCGAATGCTATTGAACTCGATTCCCGAGGACGCTTACACTCGCAAACGATCACGCTATTCTGATCTTTTCAACCGTGTACTCGCCGATGAAGCAGATCGCGGCGAACCATGA
- a CDS encoding DUF1257 domain-containing protein → MSHIVEIKTEVRDEVAIGSACQRLKLDPPTRGTVKLFSSEATGVIVNLPGWRYPTVFDTRSGEARFDTYNGHWGKQAQLDRFLQAYGVEKTKLEARKKGHTVTEQSLADGSIKLTVSVGGAA, encoded by the coding sequence ATGAGTCACATCGTGGAAATCAAAACCGAAGTTCGAGACGAGGTCGCTATTGGCTCCGCCTGCCAGCGTCTCAAACTGGATCCACCCACGCGGGGCACGGTCAAGCTGTTCAGCAGCGAGGCAACCGGCGTGATCGTTAACCTTCCCGGCTGGCGGTACCCGACTGTGTTCGACACGCGATCCGGCGAGGCTCGCTTCGACACCTACAACGGCCACTGGGGCAAACAGGCTCAACTCGATCGCTTCCTGCAGGCCTACGGCGTCGAGAAGACGAAACTCGAAGCTCGCAAGAAGGGGCACACCGTGACGGAGCAATCACTCGCCGACGGCTCGATCAAGTTGACGGTTTCGGTGGGAGGTGCTGCATGA
- a CDS encoding DUF2997 domain-containing protein, with the protein MSKTIEIVVTPTGQTQVQTKGFTGTECRQASQFIEQALGQRTSEQLTAEFHQQASQQQSNQQHQ; encoded by the coding sequence ATGAGCAAGACCATCGAAATCGTCGTCACGCCGACGGGACAAACGCAAGTCCAAACCAAGGGTTTTACAGGCACTGAATGTCGCCAAGCTAGTCAGTTCATTGAACAGGCACTTGGTCAACGCACCAGCGAACAACTGACGGCTGAGTTTCATCAACAGGCAAGTCAGCAGCAATCCAACCAACAACATCAGTAA
- a CDS encoding AAA family ATPase, with product MKLNTRLTEYVRACFTGIWIESHEHQDALTEIAQLCRDQEWQLATWDIETGLNVPDQPQQDTIGNDPLTAIRSINALASPDGTAILVLQNFHRFLQSAEVVQALARQIAAGKQNRTIVVVLSPLVQIPTELEKMFVVMEHDLPNHQELDEIARGIATEEGELPKDSELQMVIDAAAGLTRMEAENAFSLSLVRQERITADAVWEMKTQTLKKSGLLSLYRGGEDFSSLGGLSALKAFCKRAMLQSHRGNSRNRPRGVLLLSPPGCGKSQFCKALGKEVGRPVLNIDVGSLMGSLVGQSEERTRQALKIIDAMAPCVAMIDEVEKAFAGMNGSGDSGVASRMFGTFLSWLNDHESDVFVVCTANDVSKLPPEFSRSERFDGVFFLDLPSREEKDAIWKLYRDLYEIDSAQGAPDDTNWTGAEIKSCCRLAALLDLPLNQAAQNVVPVAVTAAESVGQLRSWASGRCLSASRSGIYQPTNGTPKARRRVNREPSNN from the coding sequence TTGAAACTCAACACTCGCCTCACTGAGTACGTGAGAGCATGTTTTACGGGCATCTGGATCGAGTCCCACGAGCACCAGGATGCACTCACCGAAATCGCTCAGCTCTGCCGCGACCAAGAGTGGCAACTGGCTACCTGGGACATTGAAACCGGACTGAACGTTCCCGATCAACCGCAACAGGACACGATCGGCAACGATCCGTTGACCGCGATCCGGTCGATCAATGCACTCGCCTCGCCTGATGGCACAGCGATCCTCGTGCTGCAGAACTTTCATCGGTTCTTGCAGTCCGCTGAAGTCGTCCAGGCACTGGCACGGCAGATCGCGGCTGGCAAACAGAATCGCACGATCGTGGTCGTACTTTCACCGTTGGTGCAGATCCCGACGGAGCTCGAAAAGATGTTCGTGGTGATGGAGCATGACCTGCCCAACCACCAGGAACTCGATGAGATCGCCCGGGGAATCGCCACCGAAGAGGGAGAATTGCCGAAGGACTCCGAACTTCAAATGGTGATCGACGCGGCGGCTGGCTTGACTCGCATGGAAGCTGAGAACGCTTTCAGTTTGTCACTGGTCCGTCAGGAGCGGATCACTGCCGATGCGGTGTGGGAAATGAAGACCCAAACGCTAAAGAAAAGCGGTCTGCTTTCGCTGTATCGCGGCGGCGAGGATTTCAGCAGCCTGGGAGGCCTGTCGGCACTGAAGGCGTTCTGTAAACGGGCCATGCTGCAGTCGCACCGTGGCAACTCACGCAATCGACCGCGGGGCGTTTTACTTCTCTCCCCACCAGGATGCGGAAAGTCGCAATTCTGCAAAGCCCTCGGCAAGGAAGTCGGTCGGCCGGTGCTCAATATCGATGTCGGCAGCCTGATGGGTTCACTCGTCGGGCAGTCGGAGGAACGCACTCGCCAGGCACTGAAAATCATCGATGCGATGGCTCCCTGCGTGGCGATGATCGATGAAGTCGAAAAGGCATTCGCGGGAATGAACGGCAGTGGCGATTCCGGAGTCGCATCACGGATGTTCGGCACGTTCTTGTCTTGGCTGAATGACCATGAATCCGACGTTTTCGTCGTTTGTACAGCGAACGACGTTTCCAAGCTGCCACCTGAGTTCAGCCGCAGTGAACGTTTCGACGGTGTGTTCTTTCTCGACCTACCAAGTCGTGAAGAGAAGGATGCGATTTGGAAGCTTTATCGGGATCTCTATGAAATCGACTCCGCACAGGGTGCTCCCGATGACACCAACTGGACTGGGGCGGAAATCAAGTCGTGCTGTCGTCTGGCAGCGTTGCTTGATCTGCCACTAAATCAGGCGGCACAGAACGTGGTGCCGGTGGCGGTGACCGCGGCAGAGTCCGTGGGTCAACTGCGTTCCTGGGCTAGCGGTCGATGTCTGTCGGCCAGTCGCTCCGGCATCTATCAGCCGACCAACGGGACGCCGAAAGCTCGTCGCCGAGTCAATCGAGAACCGTCGAACAACTAA
- a CDS encoding molybdopterin converting factor yields MKILFINNDGAGFANHIDIEADTTVQSLFNQRIGEGRESNYLIRVNRQPVSSDQILIEGDRVSITPTKIEGAAS; encoded by the coding sequence ATGAAGATTCTGTTCATCAACAACGACGGCGCCGGATTCGCCAATCACATCGACATCGAAGCGGACACGACGGTGCAATCTCTGTTCAACCAACGCATCGGTGAAGGCAGGGAATCGAACTACTTGATTCGCGTCAACCGCCAGCCTGTCTCCAGCGACCAAATCCTGATCGAAGGAGACCGTGTCTCGATCACGCCAACCAAGATCGAAGGTGCGGCATCGTGA
- a CDS encoding ThiF family adenylyltransferase has product MGGILNTNQDRFERQASLVPRDRIRETSVTVIGVGAIGRQVALQLASIGVTKLQLIDFDTVELTNVTTQGYRADEIGQAKVTATMLEVERIDPSIEIDFIIDRFRSMHRVGDVVFCCVDSIATRATVWRCLQRRIQLLIDTRMNGETIRLLTAEPSKSRHRYESTLFAQGDAHAGTCTAKSTIYAASIAAGLSVHQFTRWLRDMPLDSDFTFNLLASELNVAGEFTSSIQENTFA; this is encoded by the coding sequence ATGGGTGGCATCTTGAATACCAACCAAGATCGTTTCGAACGTCAAGCGAGTCTCGTTCCGCGAGATCGTATCCGGGAAACCAGCGTCACGGTGATCGGCGTCGGAGCGATCGGTCGTCAAGTCGCACTGCAACTCGCTTCGATCGGCGTCACGAAGTTGCAATTGATTGACTTCGACACCGTCGAGCTGACCAACGTGACCACGCAAGGCTACCGGGCCGATGAGATCGGGCAAGCCAAGGTGACGGCAACGATGTTGGAAGTCGAACGCATCGATCCGTCGATCGAGATCGATTTCATCATTGACCGCTTCCGCTCAATGCACCGCGTCGGTGACGTCGTGTTCTGCTGCGTCGACAGCATCGCGACGCGGGCAACGGTGTGGCGATGCCTTCAAAGGCGGATCCAACTGCTGATCGATACCCGGATGAACGGCGAGACGATTCGTTTACTGACGGCTGAGCCCAGCAAATCACGTCACCGTTACGAATCGACGTTGTTCGCCCAGGGTGACGCTCACGCAGGAACCTGCACAGCAAAATCGACAATCTACGCAGCATCCATTGCCGCGGGCTTGTCCGTCCATCAATTCACACGCTGGCTACGCGACATGCCACTGGACAGCGATTTCACCTTTAACTTACTCGCCAGCGAACTGAACGTCGCTGGCGAATTCACATCTTCCATTCAGGAGAACACATTTGCATAG
- a CDS encoding TerB N-terminal domain-containing protein, which translates to MASLRPYWPSYYDCSPSQRYQYLRWLASGRKDPDVELGFVFIYFYGLERRVLVDRADLLPIADEIMRLLTIYGHSNSFRRYGSSLLWMAIYLASQSGALPVKELTSAIKSTKTWTDDTLGICLGILQSKSILLPPRLARMIAGRDVRSSSSVIVSRHEEEFNKLFKMKYQERCGKGIQMDAGKRPKRIDYYPASGSLLRNLHSASFPEIPPRPDVLSKSAQVKPLIVIWEECIESLRTFSRAKKKADDVLTSDVYESLPLELRNGAHPEEEAWLNAWESNVDADDWPIIPVSELAKIKQIECRDRLTKTQCNRILATADIIGFGVEPDARITGKNYRWDEKVTLFFHDGKLLDDPTRYAAASVLLRLGASIAEADGSVDVEELTFINEHLQGQFNLTEAESKRLDRLQYLLLHSRSGDNAISKTLAQKLPLKLRRLVGEFLVGVAASDEVICKAELKALRSAYRSLELDPTELDRLVQQHTKEREANDAEPEELHLDLDAVSKIMAETSQVATLLRDAMADGDDDIDDEPDSEPSEPVTETDTPILAESDSAEKSEGFDGLDSRYAPLLQAVLQQQNWTPADFRTLADQHGLMLSGAVEAINEWSMDKCGDWLIEEGDPFVIHVNLLESFG; encoded by the coding sequence ATTGCATCGCTACGGCCCTACTGGCCCAGCTATTACGACTGTTCTCCCTCTCAACGATACCAGTATCTCCGATGGCTTGCCTCAGGAAGAAAGGACCCTGACGTCGAACTTGGTTTCGTATTTATCTACTTCTACGGGCTTGAACGACGCGTATTGGTGGATCGGGCGGATCTCTTGCCGATCGCCGATGAGATCATGCGACTGCTGACGATCTACGGCCACTCCAACTCCTTTCGACGCTACGGAAGTTCATTGCTGTGGATGGCAATTTACTTGGCGTCGCAGTCAGGAGCATTGCCAGTAAAGGAGCTTACGAGCGCGATTAAATCAACTAAGACGTGGACGGACGATACGTTGGGCATTTGCCTTGGCATTTTGCAATCGAAGTCAATCTTGCTACCACCTCGACTTGCCCGGATGATTGCTGGTCGTGACGTCCGGTCGTCGTCAAGCGTGATCGTGAGTCGCCATGAGGAAGAGTTCAATAAGCTCTTCAAGATGAAGTATCAGGAGCGTTGCGGAAAAGGCATTCAGATGGACGCCGGTAAGCGACCAAAGCGGATTGATTATTATCCCGCGAGCGGCAGCCTGCTGCGCAATTTGCACTCGGCGAGTTTTCCGGAGATTCCGCCCCGACCTGATGTGCTCAGCAAGTCAGCCCAAGTCAAACCGCTTATCGTGATCTGGGAAGAATGCATCGAGTCGCTACGCACATTCAGTCGGGCGAAGAAGAAAGCCGACGACGTACTGACGAGCGACGTTTATGAATCGCTCCCTCTCGAGTTACGAAATGGTGCGCATCCAGAGGAAGAGGCCTGGCTCAATGCTTGGGAGTCCAATGTTGACGCGGATGATTGGCCAATCATTCCGGTAAGCGAACTCGCCAAAATCAAACAAATCGAATGCCGCGACCGATTAACGAAAACTCAGTGCAATCGCATCCTAGCCACGGCCGACATAATCGGCTTCGGCGTTGAACCGGACGCTCGCATCACCGGCAAGAACTACCGTTGGGACGAGAAGGTTACCTTGTTCTTCCACGACGGCAAGCTTTTGGATGATCCGACTCGCTACGCTGCGGCATCGGTGTTGCTTCGACTGGGAGCGAGTATCGCCGAGGCTGACGGAAGCGTAGACGTTGAAGAACTTACTTTCATCAACGAACATCTCCAAGGGCAGTTCAATTTAACTGAAGCCGAGTCGAAGCGGCTGGATCGACTCCAGTATTTGTTGCTGCACTCACGTTCTGGCGACAATGCAATCAGCAAGACGTTGGCTCAAAAGCTTCCGTTGAAACTTCGTCGACTAGTTGGCGAGTTCTTGGTTGGAGTTGCCGCGAGCGACGAGGTAATTTGCAAAGCGGAGTTGAAAGCTTTGCGAAGTGCGTACAGGTCGTTGGAACTGGATCCCACGGAACTCGATCGCTTGGTGCAACAGCATACCAAGGAGCGGGAAGCCAACGATGCGGAACCGGAGGAATTACATCTCGATCTAGATGCGGTGTCGAAGATCATGGCCGAGACTAGCCAAGTCGCGACATTACTCCGCGATGCAATGGCCGACGGAGACGATGATATCGATGATGAACCTGACAGCGAACCATCGGAGCCTGTGACGGAAACCGACACTCCAATTCTGGCGGAGTCCGATTCTGCGGAGAAAAGTGAAGGCTTTGACGGTCTCGATTCGCGTTACGCTCCGCTGCTCCAGGCGGTATTGCAGCAGCAAAACTGGACTCCTGCGGACTTCCGGACTCTCGCTGACCAGCACGGACTGATGCTAAGTGGTGCCGTTGAGGCCATTAACGAATGGTCTATGGACAAGTGTGGGGATTGGCTAATCGAAGAGGGCGATCCATTTGTAATTCACGTAAATTTGCTTGAGAGTTTTGGATAG
- a CDS encoding ATP-binding protein: MIPNRERAAVLQSLSAGVVPAIGLQHIQVGRLKEVDALVNDLKLVEEKGASVRFIVGRFGSGKTFFLNLIRNVAQTRKFVVAQADVTTERRFHGSGGQSQSLYSELMRNLSTRSKPDGNALQNVIERWVGEIDHSIRATGDGTEEDVKKEFVRVLRPLQDLVSGFDFVNVITKYYEGYTSHNEALQANSLRWLRAEYTTKTEARQDLGVRSIIDDSGFYDYLKLFAGFVRLAGYAGLLVNVDELVVLSHRLSNTQARNNNYEAILRIINDCLQGRAEGIAFLFAGTDECLEDPRRGLYSYEALATRLAPNRFADEKQQDYSSPVIKLDNLTPEDCLVLLMNIRRVHAGKHPEEHFIPKEGLIEFLKNCQSRMGANYFQTPRETIKDFVSLLNILEQDPSRGWEEHLGKLTSGATKQGTENSSPDVPTPGNDDLTEFRL, translated from the coding sequence ATGATTCCGAATCGTGAACGTGCCGCAGTGCTTCAATCGCTTTCTGCCGGGGTGGTTCCCGCCATTGGGCTTCAACACATTCAAGTTGGCCGGCTGAAGGAAGTAGATGCCTTGGTAAACGACCTGAAGCTGGTCGAGGAGAAAGGTGCATCAGTTCGCTTCATCGTGGGGCGTTTTGGCAGCGGGAAAACGTTTTTTCTGAATCTGATTCGAAACGTCGCGCAGACGCGAAAGTTCGTCGTCGCCCAGGCTGACGTCACCACGGAGAGGCGGTTCCATGGCTCGGGCGGGCAGTCGCAGTCGCTGTACAGCGAGTTGATGCGGAATCTGTCGACACGTTCCAAACCCGACGGCAACGCTCTTCAAAATGTCATCGAGCGTTGGGTTGGCGAGATTGATCACTCGATCCGTGCCACAGGCGACGGTACGGAAGAAGACGTCAAGAAAGAATTTGTGCGAGTCCTTCGTCCGCTTCAGGATCTGGTTAGCGGTTTTGATTTTGTCAATGTTATCACGAAGTATTACGAAGGCTACACATCTCACAACGAAGCACTTCAAGCCAATTCGCTTCGCTGGCTCCGCGCAGAATACACAACAAAGACGGAAGCAAGGCAGGATCTTGGTGTCCGATCGATTATCGACGATTCCGGGTTCTACGACTACCTAAAGCTGTTCGCCGGCTTCGTTCGTTTGGCCGGCTACGCGGGATTGCTGGTGAATGTTGATGAGCTAGTGGTTCTGTCCCATCGACTCTCGAACACGCAAGCCAGAAACAACAATTACGAGGCGATCCTCCGAATCATCAACGATTGCCTGCAGGGACGCGCGGAGGGAATTGCATTTTTGTTCGCTGGTACTGACGAATGCCTAGAGGATCCAAGACGAGGGCTCTACAGCTACGAAGCGTTGGCGACTCGCTTGGCACCGAACCGATTCGCCGACGAGAAGCAACAAGATTATTCTTCACCGGTGATCAAGTTAGACAATCTAACGCCAGAAGACTGCTTAGTCTTGCTGATGAACATCCGACGTGTTCACGCCGGGAAACACCCAGAAGAGCATTTCATCCCGAAGGAAGGACTGATTGAGTTTCTGAAGAACTGCCAATCGAGAATGGGAGCGAATTACTTCCAAACCCCGCGAGAAACGATCAAGGACTTTGTGAGCCTGTTGAACATTTTGGAGCAAGATCCTAGCCGTGGATGGGAGGAACACCTTGGAAAGCTGACTTCTGGAGCGACAAAGCAAGGAACAGAAAATAGTTCTCCGGACGTTCCGACGCCTGGCAATGACGATCTAACAGAGTTTCGACTGTGA
- a CDS encoding DEAD/DEAH box helicase, producing the protein MSSSEAFGLLAPPIQRILWDMRWRSLRPIQEASIKEVLQSNADLIISANTASGKTEAAFLPVLSSLYADQRPSIQAVYVGPLKALINDQFRRLETLCERAEIAVHRWHGDVDAGRKRHLIQNPSGVLLITPESIESLLLNRTSQIANVFRHLSFVVIDEIHSLVGIERGTHLRSLLWRLRRQTERDFRLIGLSATLGDAFPVYQDWMRPDHDREVKLIEGSTEAKRLLYKIHGFLSPPPKPDNEDDEAPSLPVGISEAIYRHFVGKKNLIFANSKSDVEQFADALNFHCRNDGRTDEFLVHHGALSKGNCSRF; encoded by the coding sequence GTGAGTTCTTCGGAAGCGTTTGGGCTTTTGGCTCCGCCTATTCAACGTATCTTATGGGACATGCGTTGGCGTTCGCTTCGTCCCATTCAAGAAGCTTCAATTAAAGAGGTTCTGCAGAGCAATGCGGATTTGATCATTTCTGCGAACACCGCGTCAGGGAAGACGGAAGCGGCATTTCTTCCCGTTCTTTCAAGCCTTTACGCGGACCAGCGGCCTTCGATCCAAGCAGTCTACGTCGGTCCTCTGAAAGCGCTGATCAATGATCAATTTCGCCGGCTTGAAACACTCTGCGAACGAGCCGAGATCGCCGTGCATCGCTGGCACGGTGATGTTGATGCAGGACGAAAGCGACACTTGATTCAGAACCCGAGCGGGGTTCTGCTGATCACGCCAGAGTCGATTGAGTCATTGCTACTCAACCGAACCTCGCAAATCGCGAACGTGTTTAGGCATTTGAGTTTTGTTGTAATCGATGAGATTCACTCACTCGTCGGAATTGAACGAGGTACTCACTTACGAAGCCTTCTTTGGCGACTTCGTCGCCAGACGGAGCGGGACTTTCGTTTGATCGGACTGTCGGCAACGCTTGGAGATGCTTTTCCAGTCTACCAAGATTGGATGCGTCCGGACCACGATCGTGAAGTAAAGCTGATCGAAGGGAGCACGGAGGCAAAGCGATTACTCTACAAAATCCATGGCTTTCTCAGCCCACCGCCAAAGCCCGACAACGAAGACGATGAAGCTCCGTCGCTTCCCGTTGGCATCAGTGAAGCGATATATCGCCATTTTGTTGGGAAGAAGAATCTGATTTTCGCCAACAGCAAGTCGGATGTCGAGCAGTTTGCCGATGCATTAAATTTCCACTGCCGAAACGACGGAAGGACCGATGAGTTCTTGGTCCACCATGGGGCATTGAGCAAAGGTAACTGTTCACGGTTTTAA
- a CDS encoding transposase, giving the protein MSTGNGCPECERWEQRFNELEMEGTNNKIKTLQRQSYGIRDREYFELLLYSLHQKKYALVG; this is encoded by the coding sequence ATGAGCACTGGGAACGGATGTCCGGAATGTGAACGCTGGGAGCAACGCTTCAATGAGTTGGAGATGGAGGGCACCAATAACAAAATCAAGACGCTCCAACGACAATCCTACGGCATTCGTGATCGCGAATACTTCGAACTACTGCTTTATTCGCTCCATCAGAAAAAGTACGCTTTAGTCGGATGA